The following coding sequences are from one Mesorhizobium onobrychidis window:
- a CDS encoding efflux RND transporter permease subunit translates to MNFAHFFVNRPIFAAVLSIVLVLVGGIAYTQLPVAQYPEIAPPTIVVRASYPGADAETVAATVATPIEQEINGVEHMLYMSSYSSGEGSMSLTITFRPGTDLDAAQVLVQNRVSIAEARLPEEVRRLGITTAKSSPDLMMVIHMLSPDDTYDQLYVSNYARSRVRDVLLRLDGVGDVQIFGEREYSLRVWLDPEKLSAYGMTAGDVVQALRDQNVQVSGGSIGAPPIGDGSAFQYTVTTQGRFEDARDFRYVIVKSTEDGRLISLQDVARIELGARDYVTNSYLNNKAAVALGIFQRPGTNALASAEEIQETIAELSEDFPEGLAYEIIYNPTEFIAESINEVYVTIAEAILLVVIVIIVFLQSWRMVIVPIVAIPVSLIGTLAVLLAFGFSLNMLTLFGLVLAVGIVVDDAIVVVENIERNIRLGLAPRAAAHKTMDEVGNAVLAISLVLISVFVPAAFIPGISGQFYLQFAITIAVSTAISAFNSLTLSPALAGVLFKPHIEEHSNFFLARFGRALANGFNNGFDRMADGYAWLVHRLVGTTLALAAMLLVFAGLLYATYHMLQTVPRGFIPNMDQGYAIVVVQLPEGSSLARTDAVIQKASDIIRETPGVANAVAFAGFNGATFTNASNSGVIFAPFKSFEERLESGDTSDKIIGTLFGSLQSIQEAFIIALPPPPVRGIGNSGGFKMMLQERNSADMRPILALANEIAGKANQTPGLMGVFTTFSASSPQFFLAIDRDKARMLNVPIPNIFETLSINLGTAYVNDFNAFGRVYQVRAQADQAFRIDRDDILKLKVRSAAGDLVPLGTLVEIRDVTGPSLVQRYNMYVSVPLQGNAAPGVATGTALDLMEGIAAESLPQGTSFEWTELAFQERQTGNTAVFIFGLSVLFVFLALAALYESWITPFAIVLIVPLSVLAALLGVAFRGLDNNILVQIGLIVLVGLAAKNAILIVEFARQGEERGLDAVEAAVEACRLRLRPILMTAFAFILGVVPLVIASGPGAEMRQSLGTAVFSGMLGVTLFGLFLTPVFYVALRRTFRRRRPEAGPTLASESGAAE, encoded by the coding sequence ATGAACTTCGCCCATTTCTTCGTCAACCGCCCGATCTTCGCGGCGGTGCTGTCGATCGTGCTCGTGCTCGTCGGCGGCATCGCCTATACGCAGCTTCCGGTCGCGCAATATCCCGAAATCGCGCCACCGACCATCGTGGTGCGCGCCTCCTATCCGGGCGCCGACGCCGAGACGGTCGCCGCGACCGTGGCGACGCCGATCGAACAGGAAATCAACGGCGTCGAGCACATGCTCTACATGTCGTCCTATTCCTCCGGCGAAGGCTCGATGTCGCTCACCATCACCTTCCGCCCCGGCACCGATCTCGACGCGGCGCAGGTGCTGGTCCAGAACCGCGTCTCGATCGCCGAAGCGCGCCTGCCGGAAGAGGTGCGCCGGCTCGGCATCACCACGGCGAAAAGTTCGCCCGACCTGATGATGGTCATCCATATGCTGTCGCCCGACGACACATATGATCAGCTCTACGTCTCGAATTATGCGCGTTCGCGCGTGCGCGACGTCCTGCTGAGACTGGACGGCGTCGGCGACGTGCAGATCTTCGGCGAGCGCGAATATTCGCTGCGCGTCTGGCTCGACCCGGAAAAGCTGTCCGCCTACGGCATGACCGCAGGCGACGTAGTCCAGGCGCTGCGCGACCAGAACGTCCAGGTGTCGGGCGGCTCGATCGGCGCGCCGCCGATTGGCGACGGCTCGGCCTTCCAGTATACGGTCACCACGCAAGGGCGCTTCGAAGACGCGCGCGACTTCCGCTACGTCATAGTCAAGTCGACCGAGGACGGCCGCTTGATCTCCCTGCAGGACGTGGCGCGCATAGAGCTCGGCGCCAGGGACTACGTCACCAATTCCTATCTCAACAACAAGGCGGCGGTGGCGCTCGGCATCTTCCAGCGGCCGGGCACCAATGCCTTGGCCTCGGCGGAAGAAATCCAGGAGACCATCGCGGAGCTTTCGGAGGATTTCCCGGAGGGGCTGGCCTACGAGATCATCTACAATCCGACCGAGTTCATCGCCGAATCTATCAACGAGGTCTATGTCACCATCGCCGAGGCGATCCTGCTGGTGGTGATCGTCATCATCGTGTTCCTGCAGTCGTGGCGCATGGTGATCGTGCCGATCGTGGCGATACCGGTCTCGCTGATCGGCACGCTTGCCGTGCTGCTCGCCTTCGGCTTCTCGCTCAACATGCTCACTCTGTTCGGGCTGGTGCTGGCGGTCGGCATCGTTGTCGACGACGCCATCGTGGTTGTGGAAAATATCGAGCGGAACATCCGGCTGGGGCTCGCTCCGCGCGCCGCTGCGCACAAGACCATGGATGAAGTGGGAAACGCGGTCCTCGCGATCTCGCTGGTGCTGATCTCCGTCTTCGTTCCGGCGGCTTTCATTCCCGGGATTTCCGGCCAGTTCTACCTGCAGTTCGCCATCACCATCGCGGTCTCCACCGCGATCTCCGCATTCAACTCGCTGACGCTTTCGCCGGCTCTCGCTGGCGTGCTTTTCAAGCCGCACATCGAGGAACATTCGAACTTCTTCCTGGCAAGGTTCGGCCGCGCTCTGGCGAACGGGTTCAACAACGGGTTCGACAGGATGGCGGACGGCTATGCGTGGCTGGTGCACAGACTGGTCGGCACGACTCTGGCGCTTGCGGCCATGCTGCTCGTCTTCGCAGGCCTGCTCTACGCGACCTATCACATGCTGCAGACGGTGCCGCGCGGCTTCATCCCGAACATGGACCAGGGTTATGCGATCGTCGTCGTGCAATTGCCGGAGGGCTCTTCGCTCGCCCGAACGGACGCAGTCATCCAGAAGGCGTCGGATATCATCCGCGAGACGCCGGGTGTCGCCAACGCCGTCGCCTTCGCAGGATTCAACGGCGCGACATTCACCAACGCCAGCAATTCCGGCGTGATCTTCGCGCCATTCAAGAGCTTCGAGGAACGGCTCGAGAGCGGCGATACTTCCGACAAGATCATCGGCACGCTGTTTGGCAGCCTGCAAAGCATCCAGGAGGCCTTCATCATCGCGCTGCCGCCGCCGCCAGTGCGGGGCATCGGCAACTCCGGCGGCTTCAAGATGATGCTCCAGGAGCGCAACAGCGCCGACATGCGGCCGATTCTGGCGCTGGCCAACGAAATCGCCGGCAAGGCCAACCAGACGCCCGGGTTGATGGGCGTCTTCACCACCTTCTCGGCCTCCAGCCCGCAATTCTTCCTGGCGATCGACCGCGACAAGGCGCGCATGCTGAACGTGCCGATCCCCAACATCTTCGAGACGCTGTCGATCAATCTAGGCACCGCCTATGTCAACGATTTCAACGCCTTCGGTCGCGTCTACCAGGTGCGGGCGCAAGCCGACCAGGCTTTCCGCATCGATCGCGACGACATATTGAAGCTGAAGGTGCGCTCGGCGGCCGGCGACCTGGTGCCGCTCGGCACACTGGTCGAGATCCGCGACGTCACCGGTCCCTCGCTCGTGCAACGCTACAACATGTATGTCTCCGTGCCGCTTCAGGGCAATGCAGCGCCGGGTGTCGCCACGGGCACGGCGCTCGACCTGATGGAGGGGATCGCAGCCGAATCGCTGCCGCAGGGCACTTCCTTCGAATGGACTGAACTCGCCTTCCAGGAGCGGCAGACCGGCAACACGGCGGTCTTCATCTTCGGCCTGTCGGTTCTGTTCGTCTTTCTGGCGCTCGCCGCGCTATACGAAAGCTGGATTACGCCCTTCGCCATCGTGCTTATCGTCCCGCTCAGCGTGCTGGCCGCCCTCTTGGGCGTCGCCTTCCGCGGTCTCGACAACAACATCCTCGTGCAGATCGGGCTGATCGTGCTCGTAGGCCTGGCGGCGAAGAACGCGATCCTGATCGTCGAGTTCGCGCGCCAAGGTGAGGAGCGCGGCCTTGACGCCGTCGAGGCGGCTGTCGAGGCCTGCCGGCTGCGGCTGCGGCCGATCCTGATGACGGCATTCGCCTTCATCCTGGGCGTGGTGCCGCTAGTGATCGCCAGCGGGCCTGGCGCGGAAATGCGCCAATCGCTCGGCACGGCCGTGTTCTCCGGCATGCTGGGCGTGACGTTGTTCGGCCTCTTCCTGACGCCGGTCTTCTACGTTGCTCTGCGCAGGACATTCCGGCGCAGGCGGCCTGAAGCCGGCCCGACCCTGGCTTCCGAGAGCGGCGCAGCCGAGTAG
- a CDS encoding efflux RND transporter periplasmic adaptor subunit, whose translation MVHTARLRHDSLAAPSSRNVPAKWLAAAAFAAIGLLAAPAAQAQEARPAPVVTVAKPLVRDIVEDDEFVGRFEAVDQVSLRSRVGGYLDQVHFQDGTLVKQGDLLFTIDQRPFKAALNQAQAQVDSAKTLVEFSKMQFERAETLSREGNIPVSTLDDRRREYLAAQAQLDGAEAALENASLDLEFTEIKAPFSGRVDRRLISPGNLVQADQTVLTTIVSIDPIDFYFDIDERTYFAYARDARERGGVMQEGAGGVDVVVRVADRDEATFKGKLDFAENRLDEATGTMRARARFDNKDGVLQPGMFGRINVPGSLPHPGVLLPDEAIGADQNRRIVFVVDEAGLISAKPVRTGPRIDGYRVIREGLTGEETVVINGLVRVRPGVTVKSEMTTLPPKVEAEGQTQ comes from the coding sequence ATGGTTCACACTGCACGCCTCCGCCACGATTCTCTGGCCGCCCCCTCCAGCAGAAACGTCCCTGCAAAATGGCTCGCCGCCGCGGCCTTCGCGGCGATCGGCTTGCTCGCGGCCCCGGCTGCACAGGCGCAGGAAGCGCGTCCCGCGCCCGTCGTCACGGTAGCCAAGCCGCTGGTGCGCGATATCGTCGAGGACGATGAGTTCGTCGGCCGTTTCGAAGCCGTCGACCAGGTTTCGCTGCGCTCCCGCGTCGGCGGCTATCTCGACCAGGTCCATTTCCAGGACGGTACGCTGGTCAAGCAGGGCGACCTCCTGTTCACCATCGACCAGCGGCCGTTCAAGGCGGCGCTGAACCAGGCGCAGGCGCAGGTCGACTCGGCCAAGACCCTGGTCGAATTCAGCAAGATGCAGTTCGAGCGCGCCGAGACCCTGTCGCGCGAAGGCAACATACCGGTTTCGACACTGGACGACCGCCGCCGCGAATATCTCGCCGCCCAAGCGCAACTGGACGGCGCGGAGGCGGCACTTGAAAACGCAAGTCTCGATCTCGAATTCACCGAGATCAAGGCGCCGTTTTCCGGCCGGGTCGACCGCCGGCTCATCTCGCCGGGCAATCTGGTGCAGGCCGACCAGACCGTGCTGACCACCATCGTCTCGATCGACCCGATCGACTTCTATTTCGACATCGATGAGCGGACCTACTTCGCTTATGCGCGCGACGCCCGCGAGCGCGGCGGCGTCATGCAGGAGGGCGCCGGCGGCGTCGATGTTGTCGTCCGTGTCGCCGACCGTGATGAAGCGACGTTCAAGGGCAAGCTCGACTTCGCCGAGAACCGTCTGGACGAAGCTACCGGCACGATGCGGGCCAGGGCGCGCTTCGACAACAAGGACGGCGTGCTGCAGCCGGGCATGTTCGGCCGCATCAACGTGCCCGGCTCGCTGCCGCATCCGGGCGTGCTTCTGCCTGACGAGGCGATCGGCGCCGACCAGAACCGCCGCATCGTCTTCGTTGTCGACGAGGCAGGCCTGATCTCGGCCAAGCCGGTCCGCACCGGCCCGCGCATCGACGGCTATCGCGTTATCCGCGAGGGCCTCACCGGCGAAGAGACCGTGGTAATCAACGGGCTGGTGCGAGTGCGGCCGGGCGTCACCGTCAAGTCCGAGATGACCACGTTGCCGCCCAAGGTTGAAGCCGAAGGGCAGACGCAATGA
- the scpB gene encoding SMC-Scp complex subunit ScpB produces MAEAARKRRGRSDDHRSGDRLFDRELDHLPPDARWREWMHRVEATIFAASEPVTRETLARVVGKSCSIDLLIDDIREELRGRPYDLVAAAGGWKHLTRPAYADAIRSAFGTAVGDSGLAVDLTQSDVLVLMCIAYFQPITRAELSSFFGKEISRDLIGHLRGAKLIASGPRSPTPGAPYTYVTTKEFLLEFGLDTLRDLPDFEALEDAGLLSKEKLLAGDIIPGFEDIDDSGASIALDE; encoded by the coding sequence ATGGCTGAAGCAGCGCGCAAGAGGCGAGGCCGGTCAGATGACCATCGATCAGGCGACCGCCTGTTTGATCGTGAGCTGGATCATCTGCCGCCGGACGCGCGCTGGCGCGAATGGATGCACCGCGTCGAGGCGACAATTTTTGCTGCCAGCGAGCCTGTCACTCGCGAAACGCTCGCCCGCGTCGTCGGCAAAAGTTGCAGCATTGATCTCCTCATCGACGACATCCGCGAGGAGTTGCGCGGCCGTCCCTATGATCTGGTTGCGGCCGCCGGCGGCTGGAAACACCTGACCCGCCCAGCCTATGCCGACGCGATCCGCAGTGCATTTGGCACGGCCGTCGGCGACAGCGGGCTTGCTGTAGACCTGACGCAGTCGGACGTGCTGGTGCTGATGTGCATCGCTTACTTTCAGCCGATTACGCGCGCCGAACTGTCGTCCTTCTTCGGGAAGGAGATTTCTCGCGATCTGATCGGCCATCTGCGCGGGGCGAAGCTGATCGCTTCGGGCCCGCGCAGCCCGACGCCAGGCGCGCCATACACCTACGTTACGACAAAAGAATTCCTGCTGGAGTTCGGCCTCGACACGCTGCGGGATTTGCCGGATTTCGAGGCGCTTGAAGATGCCGGGCTGCTGTCGAAGGAGAAGCTGCTGGCTGGTGACATCATACCGGGATTTGAAGATATCGACGATAGTGGTGCGAGCATCGCGCTCGACGAATAG
- a CDS encoding alcohol dehydrogenase catalytic domain-containing protein: MTAASVNPIDVRRSEGYGRRLLSLIGAGRFPLVLGNDLAGTVTAVGSRVATFKIGDRVYGAKPASTAGTHASHVLVKAIHVLAVPEGLDLHPLAAIPYSFTTMWLAVREAGLNRENAAGTNVLVHGAAGGLGTLATQMLSVWGARVTAIAGESNSKACLEAGATEVVERTDKQFVSLSRSFDATLNFATWEDDLALLGCLRVGALGHATTVHPMLGNFDRLGWLRGMLKTISQKKHHRRALPKGASNYAWVLFKPDKAALDDLRQVVEHNHVSLPIGLCKPLAAAGVAFDHVRKRQPGRVLLLP, from the coding sequence GTGACCGCCGCTTCGGTCAACCCGATCGATGTGCGCCGCTCCGAGGGCTACGGCAGGAGGCTGCTATCGCTGATCGGAGCCGGCAGGTTTCCGCTAGTGCTCGGCAACGATCTTGCGGGTACGGTTACTGCGGTGGGCTCCCGTGTGGCGACTTTCAAGATCGGCGATCGAGTCTATGGAGCAAAGCCTGCTTCAACCGCGGGGACTCACGCCAGCCATGTGCTGGTCAAGGCTATCCACGTGCTGGCGGTTCCTGAAGGCCTTGACCTTCACCCGCTCGCGGCAATCCCCTACAGCTTCACGACAATGTGGCTCGCTGTACGCGAAGCGGGTCTTAACCGGGAGAACGCCGCCGGAACGAACGTGCTGGTCCACGGTGCCGCCGGCGGACTGGGGACGTTGGCAACGCAGATGCTCTCCGTATGGGGCGCGAGAGTTACGGCGATTGCCGGGGAGTCAAACAGCAAGGCGTGTCTCGAGGCGGGTGCCACCGAAGTGGTCGAGCGAACAGACAAGCAGTTCGTCTCCCTGTCGCGCTCTTTCGACGCAACTCTCAACTTCGCCACCTGGGAAGACGATCTCGCGTTGCTTGGCTGTCTGCGCGTCGGTGCGCTCGGTCACGCAACCACCGTGCACCCAATGTTAGGGAATTTCGACCGGCTTGGCTGGCTGCGCGGTATGCTAAAGACAATCTCGCAAAAGAAGCATCACCGACGCGCGCTGCCGAAGGGCGCCAGCAATTACGCATGGGTCCTCTTCAAGCCGGACAAGGCAGCACTGGATGATTTGCGCCAGGTCGTCGAACACAACCATGTCAGCCTGCCGATCGGGCTGTGCAAGCCGCTCGCCGCAGCAGGCGTGGCCTTCGACCACGTCAGGAAAAGACAGCCGGGGCGCGTGCTGCTGCTGCCCTGA
- a CDS encoding TetR/AcrR family transcriptional regulator has protein sequence MAKVDLARRAEIGREKRARTRAQIVEAGATLLGGRTHEAITVDAVVEAAGVAKGTFYYHFKSIGDLAAAVGAGLSQSFDELLSPARLERRDPIERLSFAFMKFLERASADTDWARLVIQSSQSPIEFGMGVRANLKADIEEAIAQGRVSVRDVELAADIAIGIWLEVTRGIVARGPRPETTSQALDATLRALGLSQR, from the coding sequence ATGGCAAAAGTCGATTTGGCGCGCAGGGCGGAGATCGGGCGTGAGAAGCGGGCGCGAACGCGTGCGCAGATCGTGGAGGCAGGGGCGACGCTCCTTGGAGGGCGTACGCACGAGGCGATCACGGTGGATGCTGTCGTTGAGGCTGCGGGCGTTGCCAAGGGGACCTTCTACTACCACTTCAAGAGCATCGGAGATCTGGCGGCAGCGGTTGGGGCCGGGCTCAGTCAGAGCTTTGATGAGCTGCTGTCGCCTGCCAGGCTCGAGCGGCGGGACCCGATTGAGCGCCTCTCTTTCGCGTTCATGAAATTCCTGGAGAGAGCGAGCGCGGATACGGACTGGGCCCGCCTTGTCATTCAGAGTTCGCAATCACCCATTGAGTTCGGCATGGGAGTCCGCGCGAATCTCAAGGCGGACATCGAGGAAGCGATTGCCCAGGGCCGGGTGAGCGTGCGCGACGTAGAGTTGGCAGCCGACATCGCAATTGGAATATGGCTGGAGGTGACGCGCGGAATTGTTGCGCGAGGTCCCCGGCCCGAAACGACCAGCCAGGCGCTCGACGCGACGCTTCGAGCTCTCGGCCTCAGTCAGCGCTGA
- a CDS encoding patatin-like phospholipase family protein, giving the protein MNFQPQKDFRTAERRLPFECIALVLQGGGALGAYQAGVYEALAEADIHPDWVAGVSIGAINSAIIAGNEPAERVEKLRTFWREITANPLLDWTAAADALAPKGNLPRALFNQFSAACALVAGAPGFFSLRQPVPWLYPNGSIESTSFYDTNRLKSTLERLVDFDRINAGGMRFSVGAVNVRTGNLVYFDNETHTIRPEHVMASGSLPPGFPAVEIEGEFYWDGGLVSNTPLQWVVEHGTRQDTIAFQVDLWSERGELPRNLADVAARQKEIQYSSRTRAHTDQFKQYQRARHTLANLLAKLPADLLGSEEARTLSSIADHKVYKLVHLIYGSKQYETHSKDYEFSRLSMEEHWRAGYFDALRTLRHPKALRRPDNQDGVSTYDLAADGQE; this is encoded by the coding sequence ATGAACTTTCAGCCCCAGAAGGATTTCCGAACGGCGGAACGGCGTCTGCCCTTCGAATGCATTGCGCTGGTGTTGCAAGGAGGCGGTGCGCTCGGAGCCTACCAGGCCGGCGTCTACGAAGCCCTTGCGGAAGCTGACATTCATCCAGATTGGGTTGCCGGAGTCTCCATTGGCGCCATCAACTCTGCGATCATCGCTGGAAACGAGCCGGCCGAACGGGTTGAGAAACTGCGGACCTTCTGGCGGGAGATCACTGCCAATCCACTTCTCGACTGGACTGCCGCCGCAGACGCTCTCGCTCCGAAGGGCAATCTGCCGCGTGCGCTCTTCAATCAATTCAGTGCAGCCTGCGCGCTCGTCGCCGGGGCCCCAGGCTTCTTCAGCCTGCGACAGCCCGTTCCCTGGTTGTACCCGAATGGCTCAATTGAAAGCACGAGCTTCTACGACACCAACCGCCTCAAGAGCACTCTGGAGCGGCTTGTGGACTTCGACCGGATCAACGCGGGCGGGATGCGTTTCAGTGTCGGCGCCGTGAACGTGCGGACAGGAAATCTCGTCTACTTCGACAATGAGACGCATACGATCCGGCCCGAGCATGTGATGGCCAGCGGCTCGCTTCCGCCCGGTTTCCCTGCGGTCGAGATCGAGGGCGAGTTCTACTGGGACGGCGGCCTCGTTTCCAACACGCCGTTGCAGTGGGTCGTCGAGCACGGGACGCGGCAGGACACGATTGCCTTCCAGGTCGACCTCTGGAGCGAGCGCGGCGAGCTTCCCCGAAATCTGGCCGACGTCGCGGCACGGCAAAAGGAAATCCAGTATTCGAGCCGAACGCGCGCCCATACCGATCAGTTCAAGCAGTACCAGCGCGCCCGACACACGCTCGCGAACCTTCTGGCAAAACTGCCCGCGGACCTTTTGGGTAGCGAGGAGGCGAGAACGCTGAGCTCAATTGCGGACCACAAGGTCTACAAGCTGGTCCATCTGATCTACGGCTCGAAGCAGTATGAAACCCACTCGAAGGACTACGAATTCTCGCGGCTGTCCATGGAAGAGCATTGGCGGGCTGGTTACTTCGACGCTTTGCGCACTTTGCGCCATCCAAAGGCGCTCCGTCGGCCGGACAATCAGGACGGGGTTAGCACCTATGACCTTGCTGCCGACGGGCAGGAATAG
- a CDS encoding acetoacetate decarboxylase has protein sequence MQQDTVRASAFAMPLTSPAYPAGPYRFRNREYLIITYRTDPQKLRDLVPEPLQVREALVKFEFIRMPDSTGFGDYTESGQVIPVTFRGRKGSYTHCMFLNDHPPIAGGRELWGFPKKLASPTLRTETDTLVGTLDYGPVRVATGTMGYKHRAADLASVKASLAEPNFLLKIIPHVDGTPRICELVEYHLEEVELRGAWTGPAALNLWSHALAPVAELPVLEVVSAVHIVADLTLALGKVVHDYLAEVEPHYRKGRTHAFAE, from the coding sequence ATGCAGCAAGACACCGTCCGGGCGAGCGCTTTCGCCATGCCCCTGACCAGCCCGGCCTATCCGGCCGGTCCGTATCGCTTCCGAAATCGGGAGTATCTGATCATCACCTATCGCACCGATCCGCAGAAACTGCGCGACCTCGTGCCGGAGCCGCTTCAGGTGCGCGAAGCTCTCGTGAAATTCGAGTTCATTCGCATGCCGGACTCGACCGGCTTCGGCGACTACACGGAAAGCGGGCAAGTCATCCCGGTCACGTTCCGCGGACGCAAGGGCAGCTACACCCATTGCATGTTTCTCAACGACCATCCGCCGATTGCCGGCGGGCGCGAGCTGTGGGGCTTTCCCAAGAAGCTCGCAAGTCCGACTCTTCGGACCGAAACCGACACTCTGGTGGGCACGCTCGACTACGGCCCGGTCCGCGTCGCGACTGGTACCATGGGCTACAAGCACCGAGCCGCGGACCTCGCGAGCGTAAAGGCCTCGCTCGCCGAACCGAACTTCCTCCTCAAAATCATTCCGCATGTCGACGGCACGCCGCGCATCTGCGAGCTCGTGGAATATCACTTGGAGGAAGTCGAGCTCAGAGGTGCGTGGACTGGTCCGGCAGCCCTGAACCTTTGGTCCCACGCCCTGGCCCCAGTCGCCGAGCTGCCGGTGCTGGAAGTCGTTTCGGCGGTTCACATCGTCGCCGATCTCACGCTCGCGCTCGGGAAGGTCGTCCACGACTACCTCGCGGAAGTCGAGCCTCACTATCGGAAAGGAAGAACCCATGCATTCGCAGAATGA
- a CDS encoding 3-hydroxybutyrate dehydrogenase, which yields MITGAASGIGKEIALIFAREGARVVIADLDHSAAQKAASEIDPMGKRAVGVGMDVSNEEQVESGMAQAIETFGRLDILVSNAGVQIVAPLVEFEFEKWKKLLSIHLDGAFLTTRAALRQMYRQKGGSIIYMGSVHSKEASPLKAPYVTAKHGLVGLAKVVAKEGAAHGVRANVICPGFVRTPLVDKQIPEQARELGISEADVIKTMMLKETVDGEFTTVQDVAEAALFLAAFPSNALTGQSMVVSHGWFMQ from the coding sequence ATGATCACCGGAGCCGCGAGCGGCATCGGCAAAGAGATTGCGCTCATATTCGCTCGCGAGGGGGCAAGAGTGGTCATTGCGGATCTTGATCACAGCGCGGCGCAAAAGGCCGCGTCCGAGATCGATCCGATGGGCAAACGTGCGGTCGGGGTTGGCATGGATGTCAGCAACGAGGAGCAGGTGGAAAGCGGAATGGCGCAGGCGATCGAAACCTTCGGGCGCCTCGACATCCTGGTCAGCAACGCCGGCGTCCAGATCGTGGCGCCGCTTGTCGAGTTCGAGTTCGAGAAATGGAAGAAGTTGCTTTCCATCCATTTGGACGGAGCCTTCCTGACCACCCGTGCCGCCTTGCGGCAGATGTACAGGCAGAAGGGCGGCAGCATCATCTACATGGGATCCGTGCACTCCAAGGAGGCGTCACCGCTCAAGGCGCCCTACGTCACCGCCAAACATGGCCTCGTTGGCCTTGCGAAGGTCGTGGCCAAGGAAGGTGCCGCGCACGGCGTGCGCGCCAACGTGATCTGCCCCGGCTTCGTGCGCACGCCGCTGGTCGACAAACAGATCCCGGAGCAGGCACGCGAGCTTGGGATCTCCGAGGCGGACGTGATCAAGACCATGATGCTGAAAGAGACGGTCGACGGCGAGTTCACGACCGTCCAGGACGTTGCGGAAGCAGCGCTGTTCCTGGCAGCCTTCCCATCGAACGCGCTGACTGGCCAGTCGATGGTGGTCAGCCATGGATGGTTCATGCAGTAG
- a CDS encoding efflux RND transporter periplasmic adaptor subunit: MRLSYGKFLCVCLAGLCLAGCSEEEKAALAAPRQARAVVVTPHKLATVAEGAGRVQSRYVSEVGFEVGGRVISRDVDIGAIVKKGQKLAELSAVDYRNKVTAAEADLTAAKAALVQAVAQEERFRILLGKGFATRSQYDEALKSLQSAQAAVKAAEANLRIVENQLGYTQLLAPDDGIVTAAGADPGQVVAAGQMVVEISRNDAREAVFAVAGEDIAGAELGMAVNVSIQGRPDIAVTGTIREISPEADSTTGTYQVKVALASPPPEMRLGAVVVGRVESEEGQEVTTLPPTALLQSGDEPQVWVIGGDGKVQRRNVQLLQFDTDSIVVSHGLSAGEKVVTAGVNSLADGELVNAETEVE; encoded by the coding sequence ATGCGCCTATCGTACGGCAAATTCCTTTGTGTCTGTCTCGCCGGCCTTTGTCTTGCCGGCTGTTCCGAAGAGGAGAAGGCAGCATTAGCAGCACCGCGGCAGGCGCGGGCAGTGGTGGTGACGCCTCACAAGCTCGCCACGGTGGCGGAGGGCGCCGGTCGCGTCCAGTCGCGTTATGTCAGCGAGGTCGGCTTCGAGGTCGGCGGCCGAGTCATCTCGCGCGATGTCGACATAGGCGCCATCGTCAAGAAAGGTCAGAAGCTCGCTGAGCTCAGTGCCGTCGATTACCGCAACAAGGTGACCGCCGCAGAGGCGGATCTCACGGCGGCCAAGGCCGCACTCGTACAGGCCGTGGCCCAGGAGGAACGCTTCCGCATTCTGCTCGGCAAGGGCTTTGCCACACGTTCGCAGTACGATGAGGCGCTGAAGTCGTTGCAGAGCGCACAAGCTGCCGTCAAGGCGGCCGAAGCCAATCTCCGGATCGTTGAAAACCAGCTCGGCTACACGCAGCTGCTTGCGCCCGACGACGGAATCGTGACGGCGGCTGGCGCGGACCCTGGTCAGGTCGTGGCCGCGGGCCAGATGGTCGTCGAGATCTCCCGCAATGACGCGCGCGAGGCGGTCTTCGCTGTTGCCGGCGAAGACATCGCCGGGGCAGAGCTCGGCATGGCGGTGAACGTTTCGATCCAGGGCCGGCCGGACATTGCGGTCACCGGCACAATTCGCGAGATTTCCCCCGAGGCCGACAGCACGACCGGCACCTATCAGGTGAAGGTGGCGCTGGCTTCGCCGCCGCCAGAGATGCGGCTGGGCGCAGTCGTCGTAGGTCGCGTCGAAAGCGAAGAGGGCCAGGAGGTCACCACGCTACCCCCGACCGCGCTGCTGCAGTCCGGAGACGAGCCGCAGGTCTGGGTGATTGGCGGTGACGGCAAGGTGCAGCGCCGGAACGTCCAGCTGCTTCAATTCGATACAGACTCCATCGTCGTCAGCCACGGGCTGTCGGCAGGAGAGAAGGTCGTGACCGCCGGCGTTAATTCGCTGGCAGACGGTGAGTTGGTGAACGCTGAGACGGAGGTCGAGTGA